The genomic segment GTTGACCTTGGTGCCGGCCTGGGTGAGCGTCCTGCAGGCTTTCAGTCCGTCCCAGGTGAGCGGCACCTTGATCGCCACATTGTCGGCAATCTTTGCCAATTCTCGGCCTTCCTCGATCATGCCGTCGGCGTCGGTCGCCGCCACCTCCGCGCTCACCGGCCCGTCGACCAAGGCGCAGATTTCGCGGATCGTCTTCTTGAAGTCGCGCCCGGTCTTGGCGACCAGCGACGGGTTGGTCGTGACGCCGTCGATCAGCCCGGTCTCGGCCAGATCGCGTATTTCGTCCACGTCGGCGGTGTCGGCAAAGAACTTCATGGTCGCCTTTCTCGCTCAAGACTCCGGTTTGCGCGGTGGCGCAACCGGCGCGACCATGCCATTCCTTGTCCAGCCGATCAATCGCAACCCATAGCAGACGCCCGTCGATTTCGAAACTTGATGAATCGCTCGACCGATCCGATTGTCTCCGTTTTGCTGCCATTGGCGATTCCGGCGCCTTATTCCTATGCAAAAAGGGATATCGCCGACCTTGTGCCCGGCGACGTGGTCGAAGTGCCGCTGGGCCCGCGTCTCGTCATGGGTGTGGTCTGGGACGAATCGGTAAGCGGGGAGCCGGTGCCGGCCGGCAAATTGCGCGCCGTTGAACGGCTTCTGTCACAACGCCGGATCCCGACCGAGATGCGCCGCTTCGTCGACTGGGTCGCCGCCTATACGCTGTCGCCGCCGGGGATGGTGCTGCGCATGGTACTGCGTTCCGAACTGGCGCTCGCTGATCCAAAGCCGCGCAGCGGCATCCGCTACGCCGGCGCTAAACCGCAGCGCATGACGCTCGCGCGGCAACGCGTGTTCGCCGTGCTCGAAGATGGCTTGGCGCGGACCAAGCGCGATCTTGTCGAGACGGCAGCTGTCAGCCCGAGCGTCGTCGACGGGCTCGTCGACCAGGGCGTCTTGGAGAGCGTGCCGTTACCGCCGGCCGCTCCCTTTGCCGACCTAAATCCCGACTACGACGCGCCGATGCTCACAAAAGCTCAGGCTACAGCCGCTCAAGCGCTGCGCGCTGCGGTTAAGGCCGACGCCTTTTCCGTCACCGTGATCGACGGCGTTACCGGCGCCGGCAAGACGGAGGTCTATTTCGAGGCTGTCGCCGAGGCGCTACGCCAGGGCAGGCAATCGCTGATCCTGTTGCCGGAGATCGCGCTCACAGCCCAGTTTCTAGACCGCTTCGAGGCGCGATTCGGCGCCGAGCCGGCGCAATGGCACTCCCAACTTACCTCAAGCCAGCGCGAGACCACCTGGCGGGCGGTGCATCGCGGCGAGGCACGGGTCGTCGTCGGCGCCCGGTCTGCCCTGTTCCTGCCGTTCGCGGAGCTCGGCCTCATCGTCATCGACGAGGAGCACGACCCGGCCTACAAGCAGGAAGACAGGGTCACCTACAATGCTCGGGACATGGGCGTGGTCCGCGGCCATATCGGCGGCTTTGCGGTGGTGCTCAGCTCGGCCACCCCGTCGATCGAGACGCGCGTCAACGCCGATAGCGGCCGCTACCGGCGGGTGGTGCTGCCGGCGCGCTACGGCGCCCGCGCCATGCCGGGAATCGCGCTGATCGACATGAAGGCTGACCCACCGGAAAAGAACCGCTTCCTGTCGCCGGTGCTGGTCGGAGAGGCGCAATCGGCCGTCGCCGCAGGCGGGCAGGCGCTGTTGTTCCTCAACCGGCGCGGCTATGCGCCGCTGACGCTTTGCCGCGCCTGCGGTCACCGTTTCATGTGCCCGGACTGCTCGGCCTGGCTCGTCGAGCACCGGTTTCGCGGCCGCCTGGCCTGCCATCATTGCGGCTTCACGGTTGCCGCGCCCAAGGCCTGCCCTGCCTGCGGGGCGGTGGACGCGCTCGTTGCCTGCGGGCCCGGCGTCGAGCGGGTCGCCGAGGAGGCCCGCGAGCTTTTCCCGGAAGCGCGCCTCACCATCCTGTCAAGCGATCTCGTTTCCGGCCTAGCCGACATGCGCCAGCGCTTCGCCGACATCGCCCAAGGCCAATACGACATCGTCGTCGGCACCCAGCTCATCGCCAAGGGCCACCATTTCCCGCTGCTGACGCTGGTCGGCGTCGTCGACGGCGATCTCGGCCTTGGCCAGGGCGACATGCGGGCGGCCGAGCGCACTTACCAGTTGCTGCACCAGGTGGTCGGCCGCGCCGGCCGCGGCGAGACCCCCGGCCGCGGCATGATCCAGACCTATCTGCCCGAGCATCCGGTGATGCAGGCCTTGGCGAGCGGCGAGGAGGAGGCCTTCTACAAGGCCGAGATCGCGGCGCGCGAGCGCCACCGCCTGCCGCCCTTCGGCAGGCTTGCCGCGCTCATCGCCTCGGGCCACGACAAGGAGCGGGTGACGGCCTTCGCCCGCCGCCTGGCGCGGCTGGCGCCGGCCGCGCGGGGCGTCGAGGTGCTGGGACCCGCCGAGGCGCCGCTGGCGCTGGTGCGCGGCCGCCACCGCTGGCGCCTGCTGGTCAAGGCGGCGCGCACGGTCGATCTGCAGGCCTATCTGCGCACCTGGCTCGCCGCCGCGGGCGAGCCGAAGGGCGGCGTGCGCCTTGCCGTCGATATCGACCCGTACAGTTTTCTTTGACGAACGGCGCACGTGCCGGCAACTCCGAAGAACAGGAGATTCCCGGTCCCGAGAATGCCTGCCCTGCGACAATCCACGCATCTGCGAAGCCTCGCCTCGTGTTGCCAGGCTCCGACCTCTATGCTAGAGGGGGCTGGCTTCGCAAAGCGCCGTGCCGGAGCGCGGCGCTTTCGTATAGAAATACTCTATTTTTTCAAGGGCTTGCTTGGGGGCTCCGGCCCTCGTGGCCAGGGCACTTGAGCATATCAGAGAGCATCGCACGTGGCTGATGGGCAATCCATCGTAACTGGGATGGCGGGGCGCTACGCCAACGCCCTGTTCGAACTGGCCCTGGACGCCAATTCGCTCAACCGGGTGATGTCCGAACTCGACGCATTCGCCGCTCTGCTCGATGAGAGCGAGGACCTACGGCGTCTGGTCAGGAGCCCGGTCTTTTCCTCCGACGAACAGGCACGGGCGCTGTCGGCCGTCCTGAAACGCGCCGAGATTGCGGGCCTGACGGCCAATTTCCTCGGACTCGTGGTCAAGAATCGGCGGCTTTTCGCCGTCGGCGACATGATCGACGCTTTTAGAGCGATCCTTGCCGATCATCGCGACGAGACCACCGCCGAGGTTACCTCCGCGCAAGCCCTCGATCGCGGCGAGATGCAGGCGCTCAAGGCGGCGATCAAAGAGGCCATGGGAACCGACGTCGTGGTCAACGCTAAGGTCGATGCAGGCCTCATCGGCGGGCTGATCGTCAAGGTCGGCTCGCGGCAGATCGACACCTCGCTGCGCGCCAAGCTCAACAATCTAAATATCGCATTGAAAGAGGTCGGCTGATGGATATTCGAGCCGCGGAAATCTCCACAATCCTCAAACAGCAGATCAAGAATTTCGGCAAGGAGGCGGAGGTCACCGAAGTCGGCCAGGTGCTCTCGGTTGGCGACGGAATCGCCCGCGTCTACGGCCTCGACAAGGTTCAGGCCGGCGAGATGGTCGAGTTTCCCGGCGGCATCCGCGGCATGGCGCTGAACCTCGAGGTCGACAATGTCGGCGTCGTCATTTTCGGCTCCGACCGCGACATCAAGGAGGGCGACACGGTCAAGCGCACCGGCGCCATCGTCGAGGTGCCGGTCG from the Hyphomicrobiales bacterium genome contains:
- a CDS encoding primosomal protein N'; amino-acid sequence: MNRSTDPIVSVLLPLAIPAPYSYAKRDIADLVPGDVVEVPLGPRLVMGVVWDESVSGEPVPAGKLRAVERLLSQRRIPTEMRRFVDWVAAYTLSPPGMVLRMVLRSELALADPKPRSGIRYAGAKPQRMTLARQRVFAVLEDGLARTKRDLVETAAVSPSVVDGLVDQGVLESVPLPPAAPFADLNPDYDAPMLTKAQATAAQALRAAVKADAFSVTVIDGVTGAGKTEVYFEAVAEALRQGRQSLILLPEIALTAQFLDRFEARFGAEPAQWHSQLTSSQRETTWRAVHRGEARVVVGARSALFLPFAELGLIVIDEEHDPAYKQEDRVTYNARDMGVVRGHIGGFAVVLSSATPSIETRVNADSGRYRRVVLPARYGARAMPGIALIDMKADPPEKNRFLSPVLVGEAQSAVAAGGQALLFLNRRGYAPLTLCRACGHRFMCPDCSAWLVEHRFRGRLACHHCGFTVAAPKACPACGAVDALVACGPGVERVAEEARELFPEARLTILSSDLVSGLADMRQRFADIAQGQYDIVVGTQLIAKGHHFPLLTLVGVVDGDLGLGQGDMRAAERTYQLLHQVVGRAGRGETPGRGMIQTYLPEHPVMQALASGEEEAFYKAEIAARERHRLPPFGRLAALIASGHDKERVTAFARRLARLAPAARGVEVLGPAEAPLALVRGRHRWRLLVKAARTVDLQAYLRTWLAAAGEPKGGVRLAVDIDPYSFL
- a CDS encoding F0F1 ATP synthase subunit delta translates to MADGQSIVTGMAGRYANALFELALDANSLNRVMSELDAFAALLDESEDLRRLVRSPVFSSDEQARALSAVLKRAEIAGLTANFLGLVVKNRRLFAVGDMIDAFRAILADHRDETTAEVTSAQALDRGEMQALKAAIKEAMGTDVVVNAKVDAGLIGGLIVKVGSRQIDTSLRAKLNNLNIALKEVG